In Shewanella sp. VB17, a single genomic region encodes these proteins:
- a CDS encoding SicP binding domain protein, whose translation MSHFTLEPSDISAEIAKIETECSALTQSLGVLKESLAAIPKENGDDMVLFAKSVDTQRESCEKRTAVMPKLSTLLSDTAQLHQDVIDFHDALPATLQVKLEGPQLLSCYRMFAPFTRATEHVSSYRGPQALSAITLLPKAAMQTHLADVFFQEGKAHNSEALPDIKTLVQLVEHFDHDSVELAVNAIDQSIAHQRLTQTEIAQMFVNKVLVEAKRLHDIEIESLEDALQLTAKSSDMRYSAAGLSHILRENPDNTEAEDETYASLLYLVGQEVVAKGAQLMFGFAVIADDLNLVNGIAAELKEVANPDIAGLTKSVLQAQHQLSWHRGLSAISLSVNNRQNINLDQDITQLRLASQITQNKVGYLSFMSERESMYEAYYGKVVHLINALPEGMRNGKLNEQLNVLLANIKLEHDANTNLFSAIDKMQKAEDTLVIAGNHNKRLSVMHQELKIYAQETQGERAKINLQQYVDFLPKLRANNNEVRHLTEQKHILNERVLNRERYLNDLYPNDLAQQLAELKSPELRAYKEEKNQLKQIINQLLQLDNDYQTDLIKLKKATFDAQSKGGYPDQGDYSSVDAWQTWVIQKFVGNQSLQYRPSIKELILERQLAKNNMSNMAEAYLALLKTVKDSKSSFNPMSTAASLVSPKEIASALGNLHQWSMVHQVEARELTGNLTQTYNIIMANPDTFGSELVNTVKTVWQVGTVQNQVHDILNGTREELPDKANISMTPEMIALLHTAEMAPYVVGGSKGAMNSVTGGPILASVFTMMFPVEDMAAPVVALIGGLLQTGTEQQLANEMRDHRSTEVMVNALIKGMQSDGGLAARGRAVSSYILQRQALLEVGTIARDCFAVGNVGVTKRLISGAFNAWKHATPSAKVFTVLTTVVAGAVLSTSAIAAALLILGSGGLGMITAVGLVICGAVIGVGITKSLCSSLQGSHFLGMGDTARKVKREMSMKRIEQALERLGNNKIVSTEEGVKSLGELLGLHSFQSDQSVLVTRLATELSDIAPDKQAERFSDSMVKYADMKNEVLKELLATQSRELINKANKQVTGLGISTNALEACMAEIDSALA comes from the coding sequence GTGAGTCACTTTACGCTTGAACCCTCAGATATTTCTGCTGAGATAGCAAAAATTGAAACAGAGTGCAGTGCATTAACGCAATCGCTTGGAGTGTTGAAAGAGTCACTGGCGGCGATACCAAAAGAGAACGGGGACGACATGGTATTGTTTGCTAAATCAGTTGATACACAACGAGAGTCTTGTGAGAAAAGAACCGCTGTCATGCCTAAGTTGTCAACCTTGCTATCCGATACGGCGCAATTGCACCAAGACGTAATAGACTTTCACGATGCGTTACCTGCAACGTTACAGGTCAAGTTAGAGGGCCCTCAATTACTGAGCTGTTATAGAATGTTTGCCCCTTTTACTCGTGCAACTGAACATGTTTCCTCTTATCGGGGTCCTCAGGCATTGAGTGCGATAACCTTATTGCCTAAAGCAGCGATGCAGACACATCTGGCTGACGTTTTTTTTCAAGAGGGGAAAGCGCACAACAGTGAGGCTTTACCTGATATAAAAACCTTAGTTCAACTTGTTGAGCATTTTGACCATGATTCTGTTGAATTAGCCGTTAATGCAATCGATCAGAGCATCGCTCACCAACGTTTAACCCAAACCGAAATCGCACAAATGTTTGTTAACAAGGTACTGGTTGAAGCCAAGAGATTGCATGATATTGAAATAGAGAGCCTAGAGGATGCCCTTCAGCTGACGGCCAAATCAAGTGATATGCGTTACAGTGCAGCGGGTTTGAGCCATATTTTACGTGAAAACCCGGATAATACAGAAGCCGAAGATGAGACGTATGCATCCCTACTTTATCTTGTCGGGCAAGAGGTGGTGGCTAAGGGGGCTCAATTAATGTTTGGTTTCGCTGTTATCGCTGACGATCTTAATCTGGTTAATGGGATTGCAGCAGAGCTTAAAGAAGTGGCTAACCCCGATATTGCAGGACTGACTAAAAGTGTGCTTCAAGCCCAACACCAATTGTCTTGGCATCGAGGTCTGAGTGCGATAAGCCTTAGTGTGAATAATCGACAGAACATTAATTTGGACCAAGATATTACTCAATTGAGGTTGGCAAGCCAGATTACTCAAAACAAGGTCGGCTACCTCAGCTTCATGAGCGAACGCGAATCAATGTACGAAGCATATTATGGTAAGGTTGTACACCTCATTAATGCTCTTCCTGAGGGGATGCGCAATGGAAAACTCAATGAACAATTGAATGTGTTATTAGCCAATATCAAGCTTGAACATGATGCTAATACCAATTTGTTCAGTGCGATAGATAAGATGCAAAAAGCAGAAGATACATTAGTGATTGCGGGGAATCACAATAAGCGTTTATCTGTGATGCATCAAGAGTTGAAGATATATGCTCAGGAGACTCAAGGTGAGCGAGCCAAGATCAACTTACAGCAATATGTCGATTTTTTACCTAAATTGCGCGCCAATAATAATGAGGTTCGTCATTTAACTGAACAAAAACACATTTTGAACGAAAGGGTATTAAATCGTGAGAGATACCTTAATGATCTTTACCCTAATGATCTCGCTCAACAGCTAGCAGAATTGAAGTCACCTGAACTTCGTGCTTATAAGGAAGAAAAAAATCAATTAAAACAAATTATAAATCAATTATTACAACTTGATAATGATTATCAAACTGATTTGATTAAGCTTAAAAAAGCGACTTTTGATGCGCAAAGTAAAGGCGGGTATCCAGATCAAGGAGATTATAGCAGTGTCGATGCTTGGCAGACTTGGGTTATACAAAAATTTGTTGGTAATCAATCGCTTCAGTACCGACCTAGTATAAAAGAACTCATCCTTGAGCGCCAGCTGGCGAAAAATAATATGAGCAATATGGCTGAGGCTTATCTTGCGTTGCTTAAGACGGTTAAGGATTCAAAATCTTCATTCAATCCAATGTCTACCGCTGCGTCATTGGTGTCACCTAAAGAGATAGCAAGTGCCTTAGGAAATTTGCATCAGTGGTCGATGGTGCATCAGGTAGAGGCCAGAGAATTGACTGGCAATTTAACTCAGACATATAACATTATTATGGCCAATCCAGACACTTTTGGTTCAGAATTGGTTAATACTGTCAAAACAGTATGGCAGGTTGGTACGGTACAAAATCAAGTCCATGATATTTTAAACGGGACTCGGGAGGAGTTACCGGATAAAGCGAATATTTCCATGACGCCAGAGATGATAGCCTTGTTGCATACCGCTGAAATGGCACCTTATGTTGTCGGTGGGAGTAAAGGGGCGATGAATTCAGTGACTGGTGGCCCCATTTTAGCGAGTGTGTTTACCATGATGTTCCCTGTAGAGGACATGGCAGCACCAGTTGTTGCTTTAATCGGTGGTTTACTGCAAACAGGAACAGAGCAGCAGTTAGCAAATGAAATGCGCGATCACCGAAGTACTGAAGTGATGGTGAATGCTCTTATAAAAGGCATGCAATCCGATGGCGGGCTCGCAGCGCGTGGAAGAGCGGTTTCCAGTTACATATTACAGCGTCAGGCGCTGTTAGAAGTCGGCACGATTGCACGCGACTGTTTTGCAGTGGGCAACGTCGGAGTAACGAAGCGTTTGATATCTGGTGCCTTTAATGCATGGAAACACGCTACTCCCAGTGCCAAAGTGTTCACTGTGCTCACCACTGTCGTGGCGGGCGCGGTATTATCGACCAGTGCTATTGCAGCAGCGTTGCTTATTTTAGGCTCTGGTGGTCTAGGTATGATAACTGCTGTAGGACTAGTGATCTGTGGTGCTGTAATTGGAGTTGGGATCACTAAAAGTTTATGCTCTAGCTTACAGGGTAGCCATTTTCTGGGCATGGGTGACACTGCCCGAAAAGTAAAGCGAGAGATGTCCATGAAGAGAATTGAGCAAGCATTGGAACGTCTTGGTAACAATAAAATCGTGTCTACCGAAGAGGGAGTGAAATCCCTAGGGGAATTACTTGGACTCCATTCATTTCAGAGTGATCAATCTGTGTTGGTCACGAGGTTAGCCACAGAACTGAGTGATATTGCTCCAGATAAGCAAGCTGAGCGATTTTCAGACTCAATGGTCAAATATGCGGATATGAAAAATGAGGTATTGAAAGAGCTGCTAGCAACGCAAAGTCGAGAGTTGATTAACAAAGCAAACAAGCAAGTAACGGGTTTGGGGATATCGACAAATGCGTTGGAAGCTTGTATGGCTGAAATTGACTCAGCGTTAGCATAA
- a CDS encoding TyeA family type III secretion system gatekeeper subunit, which produces MMVRIDGASSLDFHQSQEVHGTQTQISPANNVIAMAAAELASVRAEALEETMEGLSLGLSSHLKKITLSQEPEDPRFAALEKLMQQLGQEQSTTVNKLVEQFASLGDGDKILFQLKQLGMNSGSMMLLMMALVMSGKLGDAAMKKLKQALNELLAQEGAEIALFAAMEGLPLDQLGLQGLRQMYQHAARGEAGLAKWFDMLKDLPDRRQRIRVLLRALSGPLNDEGAARNMVKVVAVVDDLRRLLIFMTLEEHCHFLGRATHLEGDEVLKVTLRLIEQAWVYPQWLDEQIKCLPLLSARRLGFLRRWRELVGMVPLDCFRDPEQKEHVEEAMLSLLDEWGDQE; this is translated from the coding sequence ATGATGGTCAGAATTGATGGGGCAAGTTCGTTAGATTTTCATCAGTCACAGGAAGTTCATGGCACTCAGACCCAGATAAGTCCTGCAAATAATGTTATCGCGATGGCAGCGGCAGAGTTAGCATCAGTGCGCGCTGAAGCATTGGAAGAGACCATGGAAGGATTAAGTTTAGGTTTAAGCAGTCACCTCAAAAAAATCACTTTGAGCCAGGAACCTGAAGATCCAAGATTTGCCGCGTTAGAAAAGTTAATGCAGCAGTTGGGACAAGAGCAGTCAACCACAGTGAATAAACTGGTAGAGCAATTTGCCAGTTTAGGTGATGGCGATAAAATCCTTTTTCAATTAAAACAGTTAGGGATGAACAGTGGCAGCATGATGCTCCTGATGATGGCGTTAGTGATGTCTGGCAAGCTTGGTGACGCAGCGATGAAGAAACTTAAGCAGGCGCTCAATGAGCTTCTAGCACAAGAAGGCGCAGAAATTGCTCTATTTGCCGCAATGGAAGGTTTGCCTTTAGATCAACTGGGGCTGCAGGGATTAAGGCAGATGTATCAGCATGCTGCTAGGGGCGAGGCAGGACTGGCTAAGTGGTTTGATATGCTCAAAGATCTGCCAGATAGGCGTCAGCGGATCCGTGTGCTTTTACGGGCTTTGTCAGGACCATTAAACGATGAAGGTGCCGCTCGTAATATGGTCAAGGTGGTTGCTGTAGTTGATGATTTACGTCGGTTATTAATTTTCATGACCTTAGAGGAACATTGCCATTTTCTGGGGCGAGCCACTCACCTAGAAGGCGATGAAGTGTTAAAGGTGACGTTGCGATTAATTGAACAAGCTTGGGTTTACCCTCAATGGCTAGATGAGCAGATAAAATGCTTACCATTACTTTCGGCAAGGCGATTAGGTTTTCTACGACGCTGGCGAGAGTTAGTTGGGATGGTGCCATTAGATTGTTTTCGTGATCCAGAGCAAAAAGAACATGTCGAGGAGGCTATGCTGAGTTTATTAGATGAATGGGGGGATCAGGAGTAG
- a CDS encoding type III secretion protein, producing MNPFLINVQTCRVQRQSHKWVSASEMDRAKSVATLEQEARKRISQSIKKARKQRDSAQNRAIEIVALAQQQAEDASIQWHKEAKADAVAEAVKWHFDETQLTQAVLETLQSSIAEKIKMVLKAWTLEQNPSPFLIKRLTTQVSDRVGQDGVVLQVAAEDYQAMKLAFEGSLKVEISSRLSSGQAELSSTSLTASIDLTEHLNLLLETFVGEALMQNLGA from the coding sequence ATGAATCCATTTTTAATCAATGTGCAGACGTGTCGTGTGCAACGTCAAAGTCATAAATGGGTGAGTGCCAGTGAAATGGATAGGGCGAAGTCAGTTGCAACATTAGAACAAGAAGCCAGAAAGAGAATTTCCCAATCAATCAAAAAAGCTCGTAAGCAGAGAGATTCAGCTCAGAACCGAGCAATAGAGATTGTAGCATTAGCACAGCAGCAAGCTGAAGATGCATCGATTCAATGGCATAAAGAAGCCAAAGCTGACGCTGTGGCAGAGGCCGTTAAGTGGCATTTTGATGAAACGCAATTAACCCAAGCTGTGCTGGAAACATTGCAATCGAGTATTGCAGAGAAGATTAAAATGGTATTGAAAGCTTGGACGTTAGAGCAAAATCCTTCCCCATTTCTCATTAAACGATTGACAACGCAGGTGAGTGATAGAGTTGGTCAAGATGGGGTGGTTTTACAGGTGGCCGCTGAGGATTATCAAGCGATGAAGTTGGCATTTGAAGGCAGTTTAAAGGTGGAAATATCATCAAGATTATCTTCGGGTCAAGCAGAGTTAAGTTCTACATCCCTAACGGCAAGCATTGATTTGACTGAGCATCTTAACCTCTTGTTAGAGACTTTTGTCGGTGAGGCTTTGATGCAAAACCTTGGCGCTTAA
- a CDS encoding type III secretion system domain-containing protein, which translates to MIQAVPEADMSVEATSRGLTIETLMNVELKAFNHLVYQPVSSMHPSWWTTLDLGIWQDKYQANTQLGIQIEALVVKRYGLSVRVLPTQLTCQQLTMLDIRFKIEAIVTVLGLFYLNVPEYLSLREYRDALACVLTPVQIQQAWAMWPQRPTLNVEQQTPILAPDKLVEQAMGVGIALVERQWKEDPLWLALALTLTPKRLSPENILAYRVADEVDIPRWLLRLERLL; encoded by the coding sequence ATGATTCAAGCGGTACCAGAAGCGGATATGTCTGTCGAAGCCACATCAAGAGGATTGACGATAGAGACATTAATGAATGTCGAATTAAAGGCATTTAATCATCTCGTTTACCAGCCTGTATCAAGTATGCATCCGAGTTGGTGGACAACATTGGATTTGGGTATTTGGCAGGATAAATATCAGGCTAATACTCAATTAGGCATACAGATAGAGGCGTTAGTGGTGAAGCGTTATGGCTTATCAGTGAGGGTGTTACCAACTCAATTGACGTGTCAGCAGCTAACAATGTTGGATATACGTTTTAAAATTGAAGCGATAGTGACGGTACTAGGTTTATTTTATCTCAATGTGCCTGAATATTTATCGTTACGTGAATATCGTGATGCACTGGCTTGTGTGTTAACACCGGTGCAAATCCAGCAAGCGTGGGCTATGTGGCCTCAAAGGCCGACACTAAATGTTGAACAGCAGACACCTATTCTTGCGCCCGATAAGCTAGTTGAACAAGCCATGGGGGTCGGTATTGCTTTAGTTGAACGGCAATGGAAGGAAGACCCACTGTGGTTAGCCCTAGCATTGACATTGACACCCAAGCGATTATCACCGGAAAATATATTGGCATATCGGGTTGCAGATGAAGTGGATATTCCGAGATGGTTATTGAGGTTGGAGCGTTTATTATGA
- the sctJ gene encoding type III secretion system inner membrane ring lipoprotein SctJ has protein sequence MKYLKWSLLFLVLMLSGCKVDLFRDLPQDDANQMVALLMLNHIDATAEADQKSGKVSLKIEKDQFINAVELLRQNGFPKPHFSNIEDLFPSGQLVTSPAQEEAKMGYLKEQQLERTLSSMDGVISARVSIAEPAPDTNREVLQNKSASVYIKYSPQANLSNSENQIKSLIQNAVPGLDFEHISVYLQATSYRYQPITSPTQSSSVDQITAKVEQYKLPIVISLSGIFLMSIGGMWWMRRK, from the coding sequence ATGAAATATCTTAAATGGTCGTTGTTATTTTTAGTGCTGATGCTCAGCGGATGTAAAGTCGATCTTTTTCGAGATCTTCCTCAGGACGACGCTAATCAGATGGTGGCACTATTAATGCTAAATCATATTGATGCCACGGCAGAAGCGGATCAAAAGTCAGGTAAGGTGAGCTTGAAAATAGAAAAAGATCAGTTTATCAATGCCGTAGAGTTGTTGCGTCAAAATGGTTTTCCTAAGCCTCATTTCTCCAATATTGAAGATTTGTTTCCTTCTGGACAGCTTGTGACATCACCAGCGCAGGAAGAGGCGAAAATGGGTTACCTTAAGGAGCAACAGCTTGAACGTACTTTATCGAGTATGGATGGTGTGATTAGCGCACGGGTTTCTATTGCAGAACCTGCACCGGATACTAACAGAGAAGTTCTCCAGAATAAGTCGGCCTCAGTTTATATAAAATATTCACCCCAGGCTAATTTATCTAATTCTGAGAATCAGATTAAAAGTTTGATTCAAAATGCGGTGCCAGGTTTAGATTTTGAGCATATCAGTGTTTACCTTCAGGCGACTAGCTATCGTTACCAACCGATCACATCACCGACGCAATCGAGCAGTGTGGATCAGATCACCGCGAAGGTGGAACAGTATAAGTTGCCTATTGTGATCAGTTTGTCAGGGATATTTTTGATGAGTATAGGTGGTATGTGGTGGATGAGACGTAAGTAA
- the sctI gene encoding type III secretion system inner rod subunit SctI yields MEINTVSQLAEVAAKQATKPEAVDKDAGLADKFSQFMQLGTPAITQATNLVTQAGGDRPLANMASQSGAIEPTVAENILGTSGVSYAPSPEAMLGGQMLMAKAVIEVDLAAKTAGSLSQSINKLVNMQ; encoded by the coding sequence ATGGAAATTAACACCGTTAGTCAGTTAGCTGAGGTTGCTGCAAAGCAAGCTACTAAGCCAGAAGCTGTCGATAAAGATGCTGGATTAGCTGATAAATTTTCTCAATTTATGCAACTTGGTACACCTGCGATTACTCAGGCGACTAACTTGGTGACACAGGCTGGTGGTGATAGGCCTTTGGCTAATATGGCCAGCCAGTCTGGAGCCATTGAGCCAACCGTAGCTGAGAACATCCTCGGCACTTCAGGTGTGAGTTACGCTCCCTCACCAGAAGCCATGTTAGGTGGCCAAATGTTGATGGCGAAAGCCGTTATAGAGGTCGACCTTGCGGCAAAAACAGCGGGCTCCTTATCTCAGTCGATAAATAAATTGGTGAATATGCAATGA
- a CDS encoding EscG/YscG/SsaH family type III secretion system needle protein co-chaperone, translating into MNSEDKQLLVEVAIAASNHGLHKQAYALLAIFPQLIGDDEDRRICTSVIYFALNEPAKALRELKLCHSDAAQGLQLLFSGMGPVVGRNELICHLLTGGQNGN; encoded by the coding sequence ATGAACAGTGAAGATAAGCAGCTATTGGTAGAAGTGGCCATTGCCGCATCGAACCATGGTTTACATAAACAGGCGTATGCTTTATTGGCTATTTTCCCTCAACTTATTGGAGACGATGAAGATAGAAGAATTTGTACCAGTGTGATTTATTTTGCTTTAAATGAACCAGCAAAGGCCCTTCGTGAGCTTAAACTTTGCCACAGTGATGCCGCGCAAGGATTGCAATTATTGTTTTCAGGTATGGGACCTGTCGTTGGACGCAATGAATTAATTTGTCATCTGTTAACCGGAGGCCAAAATGGAAATTAA
- the sctF gene encoding type III secretion system needle filament subunit SctF, translating into MDISAMVNQMSQQATRSAQEAQSKMSGGVNDPEKMMKAQFAMQQYSSFVNMESAVIKTMKDMIQGIISKM; encoded by the coding sequence ATGGACATAAGTGCAATGGTTAATCAGATGTCTCAACAGGCGACGAGATCTGCCCAAGAGGCTCAGTCTAAGATGTCTGGAGGGGTGAATGATCCAGAAAAAATGATGAAGGCTCAATTTGCGATGCAGCAATATTCAAGTTTTGTGAATATGGAAAGTGCAGTGATAAAGACGATGAAAGACATGATCCAAGGGATCATTTCTAAAATGTAA
- a CDS encoding helix-turn-helix domain-containing protein — MSEIQIILFRQAGKIHYQGDIIDVDGDQLVITTDEASVSMADRKSWLNLFCYPGELHALYHEVMDLLGPNDDSQALNIAPIKVIPVFSELGNIIEQFNGNRLLLMKFIFIYCLSMDKHYFSGLLRYFLAHNNKVINYLEAHFMQPWSVATFAANLGVEVRKLNCLFYKNYGVSAKQWLLEQRLIYARQQLITTDKKITDIALDSGFSHHSHFTDAFKKRYLCCPTTMRSAVA; from the coding sequence ATGAGTGAGATACAAATTATCTTGTTTAGACAAGCAGGCAAAATACATTATCAAGGTGACATCATAGACGTTGATGGTGACCAATTGGTCATCACGACAGATGAGGCAAGTGTGTCGATGGCAGATCGTAAAAGTTGGTTAAATCTATTTTGTTATCCCGGAGAGTTACACGCCCTTTATCATGAAGTGATGGATTTGCTCGGGCCTAATGATGATAGCCAAGCCCTTAACATTGCCCCCATTAAGGTGATACCAGTATTTAGTGAACTCGGTAATATTATCGAACAGTTTAATGGTAATAGATTGTTATTAATGAAGTTTATTTTTATCTATTGCCTAAGTATGGATAAACACTACTTTTCTGGACTTTTACGTTATTTTTTAGCACATAACAATAAAGTGATCAATTATTTGGAAGCACATTTTATGCAACCCTGGTCTGTGGCAACATTTGCAGCAAACTTGGGGGTAGAGGTGCGTAAACTTAATTGCTTATTCTATAAAAATTATGGGGTATCAGCGAAACAGTGGTTGTTAGAGCAGCGCTTAATTTATGCGCGTCAACAACTGATTACAACGGACAAAAAAATTACAGATATCGCGCTGGACAGTGGGTTTAGTCATCACTCTCATTTTACTGACGCATTTAAGAAACGTTATCTGTGTTGTCCAACTACGATGCGTTCCGCAGTGGCTTAA
- a CDS encoding CesD/SycD/LcrH family type III secretion system chaperone encodes MKKHEITPNIDIEQLQAACQLALVEQKTLAELAGLSSQDLERVYDSGLGKYQAGLPAEAIVDFTYLVMHQPWDRRFHLALASSFQWLGECRHALIFYGYALAMDACDPSTSFRIGQCLLSLDGEAAAIEALQMAIKQSYSKPEYHGVGVQAQALLEMINHS; translated from the coding sequence ATGAAAAAGCATGAGATTACCCCAAATATAGACATTGAACAGCTTCAGGCTGCGTGCCAACTCGCATTAGTAGAGCAAAAAACCTTAGCTGAGCTGGCAGGATTATCAAGTCAGGATTTAGAGCGTGTCTATGATTCAGGTTTAGGTAAATATCAAGCCGGGCTACCTGCTGAAGCGATTGTGGATTTTACTTACTTAGTGATGCATCAACCCTGGGATCGCCGCTTTCATCTGGCGTTAGCATCGAGCTTTCAATGGTTAGGTGAATGTCGACATGCATTAATATTTTATGGTTATGCATTAGCGATGGATGCTTGCGATCCCAGTACCAGTTTTCGTATCGGCCAATGTTTATTAAGTCTTGATGGAGAGGCTGCGGCGATAGAGGCTTTGCAAATGGCAATAAAACAAAGTTATAGCAAACCTGAATACCATGGCGTTGGTGTGCAGGCTCAAGCACTGTTAGAGATGATTAATCACTCATAA
- a CDS encoding secretion protein: MDPVTQYLANKGIEVRPAYFESSQFEWGKRWDNPHWSMVYRVDEHTLTICDFTSKGNTSGIDSAVSQVIEQLKIIRRKVSQIQQVRGMVIYDVGLPAQRRARKVLHDVLLHQGAKEVNQDGATWLVY, translated from the coding sequence ATGGATCCCGTCACACAATATTTAGCCAATAAAGGTATAGAAGTCCGTCCTGCTTATTTCGAATCCAGTCAATTTGAGTGGGGAAAACGTTGGGATAACCCCCACTGGTCAATGGTGTATCGCGTCGATGAGCATACCCTCACGATTTGTGATTTTACCAGCAAAGGAAATACCAGTGGAATCGACAGCGCGGTATCGCAAGTGATTGAACAATTAAAAATAATTCGTCGTAAAGTGAGTCAAATTCAGCAGGTGCGTGGCATGGTTATTTATGATGTAGGGCTGCCTGCTCAGCGACGTGCTCGCAAGGTGTTACATGATGTTTTATTGCACCAAGGCGCCAAAGAGGTCAATCAAGATGGTGCCACTTGGTTGGTGTATTAG